A genome region from Chryseobacterium sp. G0186 includes the following:
- a CDS encoding metal-dependent hydrolase: MKIQFLGQNCFLFTYKDKTILSDPFYNYKKAESGFDITAQKIDYILLTHAHGDHIADVAEVLQHYPEATVIGVPEVCAYFKSAKNIDDVNLGGSAKIDDLKISMVPAHHTSSFPDGSYGGVPVGYIFRLPEGKNVYLAGDTGVMADMELFPRLYGNLDLSILPIGSHYTMCPRKASFAAAELLKTPKVIGCHFDTFPAIEINHESALKHFADKNVELVLPKLGETFEF, translated from the coding sequence ATGAAAATACAATTCTTAGGGCAAAATTGTTTCTTGTTCACTTACAAGGACAAAACGATTTTGAGCGACCCTTTCTACAATTACAAAAAAGCAGAGTCAGGTTTTGACATTACTGCTCAAAAAATTGATTACATCCTGTTGACCCATGCCCATGGAGATCATATTGCAGATGTAGCAGAAGTATTACAGCATTATCCTGAGGCTACCGTAATTGGAGTGCCGGAAGTTTGTGCTTACTTTAAATCAGCGAAGAATATAGACGATGTGAACCTCGGAGGATCAGCAAAAATCGACGATCTTAAAATTTCCATGGTTCCGGCTCACCATACCAGTTCTTTCCCGGATGGAAGCTATGGAGGAGTTCCTGTAGGCTATATTTTCAGACTTCCTGAAGGGAAAAATGTATATTTGGCTGGAGATACAGGAGTAATGGCGGATATGGAGCTATTCCCAAGATTATACGGGAACCTGGACCTTTCTATTCTTCCTATTGGAAGTCATTACACAATGTGCCCTAGAAAAGCTTCTTTTGCAGCAGCAGAGCTATTAAAGACTCCAAAAGTAATCGGATGTCACTTTGATACTTTCCCTGCCATTGAAATCAATCATGAAAGTGCATTAAAGCATTTTGCAGATAAAAATGTAGAACTTGTTTTACCGAAACTAGGAGAGACGTTCGAATTTTAA
- a CDS encoding SRPBCC family protein: MSSTIFVEVQMLIRKSIEDVFEAFINPEVTTNFWFTKSTGKLEEGKAVTWEWEMYGVKSVVNVHQIIPNQLIRTEWGSPSTNVDYEFKTMEKGTLVVIKSYGFSQTGEDLLKQINDNTGGFTTVLDGCKAYLEHGIKLNLIEDKFPSK; this comes from the coding sequence ATGAGTTCTACGATCTTTGTTGAAGTTCAAATGCTTATCAGAAAATCGATTGAAGATGTTTTTGAAGCATTTATCAATCCTGAAGTGACCACTAATTTCTGGTTTACAAAATCTACCGGAAAATTAGAAGAAGGTAAAGCGGTAACCTGGGAATGGGAAATGTACGGAGTAAAATCTGTAGTAAATGTTCATCAGATTATTCCCAATCAGCTGATCAGAACAGAATGGGGAAGTCCTTCAACAAATGTAGACTATGAGTTTAAAACAATGGAAAAAGGAACCCTTGTTGTTATTAAAAGCTATGGATTCAGTCAGACAGGTGAAGATCTATTAAAGCAGATTAATGACAATACAGGTGGTTTTACAACGGTTTTAGACGGTTGTAAAGCCTATTTGGAACACGGGATCAAACTGAACCTGATTGAAGATAAATTTCCATCAAAATAA
- the menA gene encoding 1,4-dihydroxy-2-naphthoate octaprenyltransferase — translation MTDWIKAARLRTLPLSLSGIIMGAFIAKWRLYREGGIWDWKIFALALLVTLLYQILSNYANDYGDGVKGTDAKRINEAESRAVASGKITAKQMKNAVILFSALSFIATVALLYVAFIPNYMYEFYIFIGLGVASILAAIGYTVGKKPYGYMGLGDIFVFIFFGLVSVCGSYFLFTKTFSWDMLLPGTAVGMMSMAVLNLNNMRDIESDKLSGKNSFALRIGFKNAMIYEMILLQLPLVLILIFLGVNGFIQAQNYYVFIVMILLFPLAKLRRSIMSVKEPKELDQYLKQVGIMTFIMAILTAAGLNLFN, via the coding sequence ATGACTGATTGGATAAAAGCCGCAAGGCTAAGAACTTTACCGCTTTCTCTTAGCGGAATTATTATGGGAGCCTTCATTGCAAAGTGGAGATTATACAGAGAAGGAGGAATCTGGGACTGGAAAATCTTTGCCCTGGCACTTTTGGTAACCCTGTTATATCAAATTTTATCAAATTACGCCAATGACTATGGCGATGGAGTAAAAGGAACCGATGCCAAGAGAATCAATGAAGCAGAATCAAGAGCTGTAGCCTCAGGTAAAATCACTGCTAAGCAGATGAAAAATGCGGTCATTTTATTCTCTGCTTTGTCTTTCATTGCTACAGTAGCTTTACTGTATGTTGCTTTCATTCCAAACTATATGTATGAATTTTATATTTTCATAGGATTGGGAGTAGCAAGTATTTTGGCAGCCATTGGGTATACAGTAGGGAAGAAGCCTTACGGATATATGGGGCTGGGAGATATCTTTGTATTTATTTTCTTTGGGCTTGTTTCCGTATGTGGAAGCTATTTTCTGTTTACAAAAACGTTCAGCTGGGATATGCTGTTGCCGGGAACTGCGGTAGGAATGATGAGTATGGCTGTTTTAAACCTTAATAACATGAGGGATATTGAAAGCGATAAACTATCAGGAAAAAATAGCTTTGCATTAAGAATTGGATTCAAAAATGCAATGATCTATGAAATGATCCTTTTACAGCTTCCATTGGTATTAATTCTTATCTTTTTAGGAGTAAACGGATTTATACAGGCGCAAAATTACTATGTTTTCATCGTAATGATTCTGTTATTTCCATTGGCAAAACTGAGAAGAAGTATTATGTCAGTAAAAGAGCCAAAGGAATTAGATCAATATTTAAAGCAGGTTGGGATTATGACGTTTATTATGGCGATTCTTACCGCAGCTGGCCTTAATTTATTTAACTAA
- a CDS encoding 1,4-dihydroxy-2-naphthoyl-CoA synthase gives MIEWKTVKEYDDITYKKCNGVARIAFNRPEIRNAFRPKTTSELYDAFYDASEDPSIGVVLLSGEGPSPKDGGWAFCSGGDQKARGHQGYVGEDGRHRLNILEVQRLIRFMPKVVIAVVPGWAVGGGHSLHVVCDLTLASKEHAIFKQTDADVTSFDGGYGSAYLAKMVGQKKAREIFFLGRNYSAQEAFEMGMVNKVVPHAELEDTAYEWAQEILAKSPMSIRMLKFAMNLTDDGMVGQQVFAGEATRLAYMTEEAQEGRNAFLEKRKPNFGEDQWIS, from the coding sequence ATGATCGAGTGGAAAACCGTCAAGGAATACGATGATATTACCTATAAAAAATGTAATGGTGTAGCAAGGATTGCCTTCAACAGACCAGAAATACGTAATGCTTTCAGACCTAAAACAACTTCAGAATTATACGATGCTTTTTATGATGCTTCTGAAGACCCTTCAATAGGGGTTGTTTTGCTTTCAGGAGAAGGGCCAAGTCCTAAAGATGGCGGTTGGGCTTTCTGTAGTGGAGGAGACCAAAAAGCAAGAGGACACCAGGGTTACGTAGGAGAAGACGGAAGACACCGTTTGAATATTCTGGAAGTTCAGCGTTTGATCCGTTTTATGCCAAAGGTAGTCATTGCGGTAGTTCCGGGATGGGCTGTTGGTGGAGGGCACTCTCTTCACGTAGTTTGTGACCTGACTTTAGCAAGTAAAGAACATGCGATTTTCAAACAGACAGATGCCGATGTTACAAGTTTTGACGGTGGTTACGGATCAGCTTACCTTGCCAAAATGGTGGGACAGAAAAAAGCTCGTGAAATATTCTTTTTAGGAAGAAACTACTCCGCTCAGGAAGCTTTCGAAATGGGAATGGTCAATAAAGTAGTTCCTCACGCAGAATTAGAAGATACAGCCTACGAATGGGCACAAGAAATACTGGCGAAATCTCCAATGTCTATCAGAATGCTGAAGTTCGCGATGAACCTTACCGACGATGGTATGGTGGGGCAGCAGGTTTTTGCGGGAGAAGCAACCCGTCTGGCTTATATGACAGAAGAAGCGCAGGAAGGAAGAAATGCATTCCTTGAAAAAAGAAAACCGAACTTCGGAGAAGATCAATGGATATCTTAA
- the gyrA gene encoding DNA gyrase subunit A has translation MQKEGERLIPINIVDEMKSSYIDYSMSVIVSRALPDVRDGLKPVHRRVLYGMYGLGVFSNRKYLKSARIVGDVLGKYHPHGDSSVYDAMVRMAQDWSLRYPQVDGQGNFGSMDGDPPAAMRYTEARLKKISDEVLSDLDKETVDFQNNFDDSLQEPTVMPTKVPNLLVNGTSGIAVGMATNMAPHNLSESVDAICAYIDNKEITIDELMQHIIAPDFPTGGIIYGYDGVRDAFHTGRGRVVLRAKVNFEEIGNRSAIIVTEIPYQVNKAEMIARTAELVKDEKIPGIHEIRDESDRKGLRVVYELKNDAIPNVVLNLLYKYTALQTSFSVNNIALVHGRPEQLNLKDIIHHFVEHRHEVIVRRTKFELKKAKERAHILEGFMKVIGTQDSLDRAISIIRHSANPQAAKEGLIEAFELSEIQAQAILDLRLARLTGMELDKIRDEYDAIMREISDLEDILANEPRRFQIIKDELIEIKEKYGDERRTEIDYSGGEMSIEDIIPNESVVLTISHAGYIKRTSLSEYKIQSRGGVGNKAATTRDADFLEYIVSATNHQYMLFFTEKGRCYWLRVFEIPEGSRTAKGRAVQNLINIEPDDKIKAYIRTNNLKDSEYVNQMSVVMVTKNGTIKKTSLEAYSRPRVNGVNAIEIRDNDQLLGAYLTNGSSQIMIATKNGKCIRFPEEKVREVGRGSIGVRGIAMEDNDEAIGMIVVNDVEKETVLVVSEKGYGKRTAVEDYRITNRGGKGVITLNITEKTGNLIAIQNVTDEDGLMIINKSGVAIRMGMDEMRVMGRNTQGVKLINLKKNDEIAAIAKVEMDKDVEDDSEENEEGAEIEVDNQEDNTVPQSENENTAEENETSDSEE, from the coding sequence ATGCAAAAAGAAGGAGAAAGACTAATTCCTATCAACATTGTTGATGAAATGAAGTCGTCTTATATCGATTATTCGATGTCGGTTATCGTTTCAAGAGCGCTACCAGACGTAAGAGACGGCTTGAAACCCGTTCATAGAAGAGTACTTTATGGTATGTATGGACTAGGGGTTTTTTCGAATAGAAAATATTTAAAATCTGCGAGAATTGTTGGGGACGTCTTGGGTAAATATCACCCGCATGGAGACTCTTCTGTGTATGATGCGATGGTGAGAATGGCTCAGGATTGGAGCTTACGTTATCCCCAGGTAGACGGACAGGGTAACTTCGGTTCCATGGATGGTGACCCGCCAGCGGCAATGCGTTATACCGAGGCAAGATTGAAAAAAATCTCTGATGAGGTTCTTTCTGACTTGGACAAAGAAACTGTTGATTTCCAGAATAACTTCGATGATAGTTTGCAGGAACCAACCGTAATGCCTACTAAAGTTCCAAACCTTTTGGTAAACGGTACTTCGGGTATTGCTGTAGGGATGGCAACCAATATGGCACCTCATAATCTATCCGAATCTGTAGATGCAATCTGTGCCTATATTGATAATAAAGAAATTACTATTGATGAGCTGATGCAACACATCATTGCTCCGGATTTCCCTACAGGAGGTATCATTTATGGATATGACGGAGTAAGGGATGCTTTCCATACCGGTAGAGGAAGAGTTGTGCTAAGAGCTAAAGTTAACTTCGAGGAAATTGGAAACAGAAGTGCAATTATTGTTACTGAAATTCCTTATCAGGTTAATAAGGCAGAAATGATTGCCAGAACAGCGGAACTTGTTAAAGATGAAAAGATACCTGGTATCCATGAAATCAGAGACGAATCAGACAGAAAAGGACTTCGTGTTGTTTATGAATTGAAAAATGATGCGATCCCAAATGTTGTTCTCAACCTTTTATATAAATATACAGCACTTCAGACTTCATTCAGTGTGAACAATATTGCGTTGGTACACGGAAGACCGGAACAGCTGAACTTAAAAGATATTATTCATCACTTTGTAGAGCACAGACATGAGGTTATCGTAAGAAGAACTAAGTTTGAGCTTAAAAAGGCAAAAGAAAGAGCACATATCCTTGAGGGATTCATGAAGGTGATCGGAACTCAGGATTCTTTAGATAGAGCTATTTCTATCATCCGTCATAGTGCCAATCCTCAGGCTGCAAAAGAAGGCTTGATTGAGGCATTCGAACTTTCAGAAATTCAGGCTCAGGCAATTCTGGATCTTAGATTAGCTCGTCTTACAGGAATGGAACTTGATAAGATCCGTGATGAGTATGATGCTATTATGAGAGAGATTTCTGACTTGGAGGATATCTTGGCTAATGAACCAAGAAGATTCCAGATCATTAAAGATGAATTGATTGAAATCAAAGAAAAATACGGTGACGAAAGAAGAACTGAAATTGACTATTCAGGAGGAGAAATGTCTATTGAAGATATTATTCCAAACGAATCTGTAGTTCTTACCATTTCTCATGCAGGATATATCAAGAGAACTTCACTTTCAGAATATAAAATTCAAAGTAGAGGAGGTGTAGGAAATAAGGCAGCCACAACAAGAGATGCTGACTTCCTTGAATATATTGTTTCCGCAACAAACCACCAGTATATGTTATTCTTTACAGAAAAAGGAAGATGTTACTGGCTAAGAGTATTTGAAATTCCTGAAGGCTCCAGAACAGCAAAAGGAAGAGCGGTGCAAAACCTTATCAATATCGAACCGGATGATAAAATCAAGGCGTATATCAGAACCAACAACCTGAAAGATTCCGAATATGTAAATCAAATGAGTGTAGTAATGGTTACTAAAAATGGTACCATTAAGAAAACATCATTGGAAGCGTACTCAAGACCAAGGGTAAATGGGGTAAACGCCATTGAAATTAGAGATAATGACCAATTATTAGGAGCTTACCTTACCAACGGTTCTTCTCAGATCATGATTGCTACCAAAAATGGTAAATGTATCCGTTTCCCTGAAGAAAAAGTAAGAGAAGTAGGTAGAGGATCCATTGGGGTTCGTGGTATTGCCATGGAAGACAATGATGAAGCTATTGGTATGATTGTTGTGAATGACGTAGAGAAAGAAACAGTACTTGTAGTATCTGAAAAAGGATACGGAAAGAGAACTGCAGTAGAAGACTACAGAATTACAAACAGAGGAGGAAAAGGAGTAATCACTCTAAACATTACCGAAAAAACAGGAAACCTGATTGCTATTCAAAACGTAACAGACGAAGATGGATTGATGATCATCAATAAATCCGGTGTTGCCATCAGAATGGGAATGGATGAAATGAGGGTAATGGGAAGAAATACACAAGGTGTAAAACTGATTAACCTTAAAAAGAATGACGAAATTGCAGCCATTGCAAAAGTGGAAATGGATAAGGATGTAGAGGATGATTCTGAAGAAAATGAAGAAGGAGCAGAAATAGAAGTTGATAACCAAGAAGACAATACAGTACCTCAGTCTGAAAATGAAAATACAGCAGAGGAAAATGAGACTTCTGATTCTGAAGAATAA
- a CDS encoding DUF4286 family protein — protein MSVLSITFHCTKNNLEEWENYIDETMVLMAENLMDVSKYILSEVHSDYIDEGKNYNLLLMFDNDELRNDFIESEFKNIAEHIENKFGQEVMIFNTFLNPKKSRL, from the coding sequence ATGAGCGTATTAAGTATAACTTTCCACTGTACGAAAAATAATCTGGAAGAATGGGAAAATTATATTGATGAAACAATGGTTTTAATGGCCGAAAATCTGATGGATGTCAGCAAGTATATTCTTTCTGAAGTACACAGCGATTATATTGACGAGGGTAAGAATTATAATCTTCTGCTCATGTTTGATAATGATGAACTCAGAAATGACTTTATTGAAAGTGAGTTTAAAAATATCGCTGAGCATATTGAAAATAAATTCGGACAGGAAGTAATGATCTTCAACACCTTTTTAAATCCGAAAAAATCAAGACTTTAA
- a CDS encoding IS1182 family transposase, with translation MLSTSKVVFKDYNPKENLLFPPNLSELIDEKHPVKIVSDIIDGLDIKSLVNTYKPGGTSCYHPKMLLKVLIYGYLSNIYSSRKIEQALKENIHFMWVSAMSRPDHNTINRFRSQRLKGEIKAIFTQIVLLLEKEGLVSLETTFVDGTKIEANANRYTFVWGKAIKKHKARISQQLEELWNYAEKVAKDELQDTENIDFKEVDSEKVTQTITKINEVLRDKKAPSKVRQKLNYAKKNWAANLDKYKKQQEILGSRNSYSKTDTDATFMRMKDDHMQNGQLKPAYNLQISTNRQFILHYSIHPNPTDTKTLESHLQGFEESYQKVPKELVADAGYGSEENYNLLKYRKIKAYVKYNYFTKDQKSGQITTSQNNPKLAKIREKIFKLLNTPKGVRLRKQRCHDVEPVFAQLKHNKNFKRFLLRGKIKAELEIGILAIAHNLKKMAKAA, from the coding sequence GTGTTAAGTACATCAAAAGTAGTCTTTAAAGATTACAATCCCAAAGAAAATTTGCTTTTTCCTCCCAATTTATCGGAGTTGATTGATGAAAAGCATCCTGTAAAAATAGTTTCGGACATCATTGACGGGCTGGATATTAAAAGCTTAGTCAACACCTACAAACCTGGCGGAACTTCGTGCTATCATCCGAAAATGCTTTTGAAAGTTTTAATTTACGGTTATTTGAGTAATATCTATTCGAGCCGTAAAATAGAACAGGCCTTGAAGGAAAACATCCATTTTATGTGGGTTTCTGCAATGAGCCGTCCCGACCATAATACCATCAACAGATTTCGCAGCCAGCGTTTGAAGGGCGAGATTAAAGCCATCTTCACACAAATCGTTCTTCTTTTAGAGAAAGAAGGTTTGGTAAGTCTGGAAACCACTTTTGTAGACGGCACAAAGATAGAAGCCAATGCCAACCGCTATACTTTTGTCTGGGGAAAAGCCATCAAAAAACATAAAGCAAGAATTTCCCAGCAACTGGAAGAACTTTGGAATTATGCGGAAAAAGTGGCAAAAGATGAGCTTCAGGATACAGAGAATATTGATTTTAAAGAGGTAGATTCTGAAAAAGTAACTCAAACCATCACAAAGATCAATGAGGTTCTGAGAGATAAAAAAGCACCTTCAAAAGTCCGTCAGAAGCTGAATTATGCCAAGAAAAACTGGGCTGCCAATTTAGATAAATATAAGAAACAACAGGAAATATTAGGAAGCAGAAATTCTTATTCCAAGACGGATACCGATGCAACATTTATGCGGATGAAGGATGATCATATGCAAAACGGGCAGCTAAAACCGGCTTACAATCTGCAGATTTCCACCAACAGACAATTTATTTTACATTATTCCATACATCCCAACCCAACCGATACCAAAACATTAGAATCTCATTTACAGGGTTTTGAAGAGAGCTATCAGAAAGTTCCAAAAGAGCTTGTAGCGGATGCAGGATATGGCTCGGAAGAAAACTATAACTTATTGAAATATAGAAAAATAAAGGCTTATGTAAAATACAATTACTTTACAAAAGACCAAAAGTCAGGACAGATAACCACTTCACAGAATAATCCTAAACTGGCAAAAATCAGGGAAAAGATTTTCAAACTTCTTAATACCCCAAAAGGCGTCAGGCTACGCAAACAGCGATGTCACGATGTTGAACCTGTTTTCGCCCAGCTCAAACACAACAAAAATTTTAAACGCTTCCTGCTTAGGGGAAAAATTAAGGCCGAGCTGGAAATCGGCATACTTGCCATTGCCCATAATCTCAAGAAAATGGCAAAAGCAGCCTGA
- a CDS encoding quinol oxidase subunit 4 — MLASCVVHDHGRGNGAKPLPPGQAKKIYGGSAKDYAPGQVKKRH, encoded by the coding sequence ATGTTGGCATCATGTGTTGTTCATGATCATGGACGCGGGAATGGGGCAAAACCACTTCCGCCGGGACAAGCAAAGAAAATATATGGAGGTAGCGCTAAGGATTATGCACCGGGACAGGTGAAAAAAAGACATTGA
- a CDS encoding GNAT family N-acetyltransferase yields the protein MNYELREMLPSDEARVLEIFRQGVDGGIATLETEVPTAEAWSMEYFNDCRWVLENESNEVVGWCALRPVSKRECFKGVAEVSVYFDNEYQGKGLGSVLLKKMILDSEDHGFWTLQTNIFPENEMAIKAHQKSGFKIVGVRKKIGKLNNGWKDLVMMERRSEIV from the coding sequence ATGAATTACGAATTACGAGAAATGCTGCCCAGTGATGAAGCTAGGGTACTGGAAATTTTCCGACAGGGAGTAGACGGAGGTATTGCTACATTGGAAACAGAAGTTCCTACAGCAGAAGCCTGGAGCATGGAATACTTCAATGATTGCCGTTGGGTACTTGAGAACGAAAGTAACGAAGTTGTAGGATGGTGTGCCTTAAGACCGGTAAGCAAAAGAGAATGCTTTAAGGGAGTTGCGGAAGTGAGCGTTTATTTCGATAACGAATACCAAGGTAAGGGTTTGGGTTCGGTTTTACTTAAAAAGATGATTTTGGATAGCGAGGATCACGGATTCTGGACTTTACAGACCAATATCTTCCCGGAAAATGAAATGGCAATCAAGGCTCATCAGAAAAGTGGCTTCAAAATAGTAGGGGTTCGCAAAAAAATAGGAAAGCTCAACAACGGATGGAAAGATCTGGTCATGATGGAAAGACGAAGTGAAATTGTCTGA
- a CDS encoding DUF421 domain-containing protein, translating to MDPILNVAVRSLCVYLFMVIAIRLFGKNQLSQLNAGDVVLLLLISNAVQNAMVGPDTSLQGGIVAALVLFAANFILKRIMFSNRSFESLMEDEPVILIRDGIADQAALNRVKITQGELEEAIREHGIEQIKNVKLSVLEVDGNISVVSEDEKSKQTHYSRIKRKNKRKYH from the coding sequence GTGGATCCAATACTTAACGTTGCAGTTCGTTCCCTTTGCGTTTACCTTTTTATGGTGATTGCTATTCGTTTATTTGGTAAAAACCAGCTTTCTCAGCTTAATGCTGGGGATGTAGTTTTATTGCTGCTCATTTCCAATGCTGTTCAAAATGCAATGGTAGGACCGGATACTTCTTTGCAGGGAGGTATTGTGGCGGCATTGGTTTTGTTTGCTGCTAATTTTATATTAAAAAGAATAATGTTTTCCAACCGTTCCTTTGAATCATTGATGGAAGATGAGCCTGTAATTTTGATTAGAGACGGAATAGCAGATCAGGCCGCACTGAATAGGGTGAAAATTACCCAAGGTGAATTAGAAGAAGCGATAAGGGAGCATGGAATAGAACAAATAAAGAATGTGAAGCTATCTGTTTTGGAGGTAGATGGAAATATCAGTGTAGTTTCCGAGGATGAAAAAAGCAAACAGACCCACTATTCGAGAATTAAGAGAAAAAATAAAAGAAAATACCATTAA